A single genomic interval of Oryza sativa Japonica Group chromosome 7, ASM3414082v1 harbors:
- the LOC4343380 gene encoding protein S40-5, translating into MAKARKQQPQGPFAGGAAAGERSFLGFQYHHHHRGGSVAPAYGDDDDLPDLAEADVWYAPSSEGGADHRGGGGGGGGGGGLEIGGGGWGGGKHKVGGLSRAFADGRQVAASAPVQVPAWPGRYADPDQAAFAEEEKRREEEDDAGDGDGDGWVPPHVYLARRQARSSVVEGVGRTLKGRDASRVRDAVWSRTGFDG; encoded by the coding sequence ATGGCGAAGGCGCGGAAGCAGCAGCCGCAGGGCCCGTTCGCCGGCGgggccgccgccggggagaggTCGTTCCTCGGGTTCcagtaccaccaccaccaccgcggcgGCTCCGTGGCGCCGGcctacggcgacgacgacgacctccccGATTTGGCGGAGGCTGATGTCTGGTACGCGCCGTCGTCGGAGGGGGGCGCGGAtcatcgaggcggcggcggcggcggagggggagggggagggctggaaatcggcggcggcggctggggcggAGGGAAGCACAAGGTGGGCGGGCTGAGCCGGGCGTTCGCGGACGGGCggcaggtggcggcgtcggcgccggtgcAGGTGCCCGCGTGGCCCGGCCGCTACGCCGACCCCGACCAGGCGGCGttcgcggaggaggagaagcgccgcgaggaggaggacgacgccggcgacggcgacggcgacgggtggGTGCCGCCGCACGTGTAcctggcgcggcggcaggcgaggtCGTCGGTGGTGGAGGGCGTCGGACGAACACTCAAGGGGCGCGACGCCTCCCGCGTCCGCGACGCCGTCTGGAGCCGAACCGGCTTCGACGGCTGA
- the LOC4343381 gene encoding uncharacterized protein — protein sequence MGNCLERSLGGGGGGAHCDAGKKKRAVLVEEELAAAAVEEEEEVRKQGGEKVTEVKIRITRKQLEELLRRLEEGSDGGGGGGAVVSELLCMTSSCNFRHRPEQWRPSLHVIPE from the coding sequence ATGGGCAACTGCCTCGAGAGATcgctcggcggcggtggtggcggcgcgcaTTGCGACGCCGGGAAGAAGAAGCGCGCGGTGTTGGTGGAGGAGGAattggccgcggcggcggtggaggaggaggaggaggtgcggaAGCAGGGCGGCGAGAAGGTGACGGAGGTGAAGATCCGGATCACGAGGAAGCAGCTGGAGGAGCTCctgcggcggctggaggaggggagcgatggcggcggcggtggcggcgccgtcgtgTCGGAGCTTCTGTGCATGACGAGCAGCTGCAACTTCCGGCACAGGCCGGAGCAGTGGAGGCCGTCGCTGCACGTCATACCAGAGTGA
- the LOC4343382 gene encoding uncharacterized protein, with product MDKDWMKTSRSSAEYNIGVDKFIEFALSNSAHNNRIICPCKNCGNRYWLGEHKVREHLICDGFLAGYTSWIHHGESMSTSKPSVASSSHHEQNDDMDQMLLEGLGMYDSRTLGTDDGAEDDLDVDAEAYYKLVNDGSQELYPGCKNAISVDGQALNDCVDILVNTVFNQHTIIPRAYGMISKLGSAQARCIPWPRDNLMHPSGQALHSKVSTIARHNSANQGNSVALTEVFKHNSIDNALQSVVGHKRKVHDLTPKENIGREDTHSRAKKIGKARPDSPYANFTNSQLLTTSRF from the exons AATTCAGCCCACAACAATAGAATCATCTGCCCTTGTAAGAACTGTGGAAATAGATATTGGTTAGGTGAACATAAGGTTCGTGAGCATTTGATTTGTGATGGGTTTTTGGCCGGGTATACCTCATGGATTCATCATGGAGAAAGCATGTCGACTTCCAAGCCAAGTGTTGCCTCAAGTTCACATCATGAACAAAATGATGACATGGACCAAATGCTGCTCGAAGGCCTTGGGATGTACGACAGTCGTACTTTAGGGACAGATGATGGGGCAGAAGATGATTTGGATGTTGATGCTGAAGCATATTATAAGTTGGTAAATGATGGAAGTCAAGAGTTATATCCAGGTTGCAAAAACGCTATTTCTGTTGATGGCCAGGCACTAAATGATTGTGTTGACATCCTTGTTAACACTGTATTCAATCAGCACACCATAATACCTCGTGCATATGGAATGATCAGCAAGTTAGGAAGTGCTCAAGCTCGATGCATCCCATGGCCACGTGACAAT CTAATGCATCCAAGTGGTCAAGCTCTACATTCTAAG GTGTCGACTATTGCGAGACATAACTCAGCTAACCAAGGAAATTCGGTGGCACTAACTGAGGTGTTCAAGCACAATAGCATTGATAATGCACTGCAAAGTGTTGTTGGACACAAGAGAAAGGTGCATGATCTAACACCAAAGGAGAATATAGGACGTGAAGATACACATTCTAGGGCAAAGAAGATTGGGAAGGCCAGACCCGATTCTCCATATGCTAACTTCACCAATAGCCAACTGTTAACAACTTCCCGGTTCTAG